From the genome of Scytonema hofmannii PCC 7110, one region includes:
- a CDS encoding peptidoglycan-binding protein gives MKNNFIQASLLSFGFLSAISLTALSFSHQPTRAQTPNGYIDIAADGNLNEYSPATAPLLVRGTVTPAVKDVQILLKELGFYNGNADSIYGSRTVSAVISFQKSRNLTANGAVNKQTWEALINADSLTSSVPTNNLNKYSPQTAQSPSFGSQRKVATIDNIHVNPSEFLGKTVTFTGQVQSFLTPNTFTLDDPQTSSQEYLLVLSTAPVKDVSVGNRVQVTGTVRQFNKDKLVQEFGVNPSLVRPITSYYRNLPVIVTQSTQVVR, from the coding sequence ATGAAAAACAATTTTATTCAAGCGAGTCTGTTGTCTTTTGGTTTTCTCTCAGCAATTTCATTAACTGCTTTATCTTTCAGCCATCAACCCACACGCGCTCAAACTCCTAACGGATACATAGACATAGCTGCTGATGGCAATCTCAATGAGTACTCTCCTGCAACAGCACCATTACTTGTACGTGGTACTGTAACACCAGCCGTAAAAGATGTTCAAATTCTTTTAAAGGAACTAGGGTTTTACAATGGAAATGCTGATAGTATCTATGGTTCGAGGACAGTTTCAGCAGTTATTAGCTTTCAGAAATCTAGAAACTTAACTGCCAACGGTGCTGTTAACAAACAAACTTGGGAAGCACTAATTAATGCCGATAGTCTTACATCATCTGTACCTACAAACAACTTAAATAAATACTCACCACAAACAGCACAATCACCGAGTTTTGGAAGTCAGAGAAAGGTTGCTACAATTGACAATATTCATGTTAACCCCAGTGAATTTTTGGGAAAAACTGTCACTTTCACTGGTCAAGTTCAATCCTTTTTGACTCCAAACACGTTTACGTTAGACGATCCACAGACTTCTAGTCAAGAATACCTGCTAGTTCTGAGTACAGCTCCAGTGAAAGACGTTTCTGTAGGTAACCGGGTTCAAGTGACGGGAACAGTCCGTCAATTTAATAAAGACAAGTTAGTGCAAGAATTTGGCGTAAATCCGAGCTTAGTTCGACCAATTACATCGTATTATCGTAATTTACCTGTAATCGTAACACAATCGACTCAAGTAGTACGATGA
- a CDS encoding peptidoglycan-binding domain-containing protein has translation MLAKIKKFFRNHFMSIGVVSAFAVAPVFIGISPASARINVDGYLAEYNPDTAPVLNSGDVGPVIRDIQVFLRDRGYYFGRIDGIYGRRTARSIRNFQFVNGLRVDGVVGENTWQVLSNRSSFDYYGFYN, from the coding sequence ATGTTAGCTAAAATCAAGAAATTTTTTCGCAACCATTTCATGTCAATTGGCGTAGTTTCTGCTTTTGCCGTAGCCCCTGTATTTATTGGCATTTCACCAGCAAGTGCTCGAATTAATGTTGATGGGTATCTCGCTGAATATAATCCTGATACAGCTCCTGTTTTAAATTCTGGCGATGTCGGACCAGTCATTAGAGATATTCAAGTTTTTTTACGGGATAGAGGATACTACTTTGGTCGCATCGACGGTATCTATGGTCGAAGAACAGCTCGATCCATTAGAAATTTTCAATTTGTAAATGGTTTAAGAGTGGATGGTGTTGTTGGAGAGAATACTTGGCAGGTTTTGTCGAACCGAAGTTCATTTGACTATTATGGTTTTTACAACTAA
- a CDS encoding metallophosphoesterase, with amino-acid sequence MKQIIKTIKYFLLGLLGLVGALLIYGFIEPYIIDIEPQVAVIPGLPTAWEGKRIAVMGDWQVGMWLGNTPTIRRIVHRLVQDRPAAVLIIGDFIYAAGDDPSEEIDRVIELVRPLPSSGIPTYAVLGNHDYGMKSKNGNPDVAQASKLATELESAGVQVLDNEAVALALPSKTEQKEILYLLGVDAHWSNNDRPALALKQLPDKASRFVMMHHPNSFAAFPANTAPIAVAGHTHGGQIRLPFLPEWSWLTFIKEDEVHTDGWIDDYGKSGNHLYVNRGIGFSILPIRINCPPEVTLFTLRRD; translated from the coding sequence ATGAAACAGATTATCAAAACAATTAAATACTTTTTACTGGGCTTATTGGGATTAGTTGGCGCACTCTTAATTTATGGCTTCATCGAACCCTACATCATTGATATAGAACCACAAGTTGCTGTTATTCCCGGTCTTCCTACTGCTTGGGAAGGAAAAAGAATTGCTGTGATGGGCGACTGGCAAGTGGGAATGTGGTTAGGCAATACTCCTACCATTCGCCGGATTGTCCATCGACTGGTTCAAGACCGTCCTGCTGCGGTGTTAATAATCGGTGACTTTATTTACGCTGCAGGTGACGATCCAAGTGAGGAAATCGATCGCGTTATTGAGCTTGTTCGTCCACTGCCTTCTTCAGGTATCCCCACCTATGCTGTTTTGGGAAATCACGACTATGGAATGAAATCCAAAAACGGTAACCCAGACGTGGCACAAGCCAGCAAATTAGCTACAGAGCTTGAATCTGCGGGCGTGCAAGTACTAGACAATGAAGCTGTTGCTCTTGCACTACCAAGTAAAACCGAACAAAAAGAGATTTTATACTTGCTTGGTGTTGATGCACACTGGTCTAATAATGATCGCCCAGCATTAGCGCTAAAACAATTACCAGACAAGGCATCTAGGTTTGTGATGATGCACCATCCAAACTCCTTTGCAGCATTTCCTGCAAACACTGCACCTATAGCCGTAGCAGGACACACTCATGGTGGGCAAATTCGTCTGCCTTTCCTTCCAGAATGGTCTTGGTTGACTTTCATCAAAGAAGATGAAGTGCATACTGACGGTTGGATTGATGATTATGGAAAGTCAGGAAACCATCTTTATGTGAACCGAGGGATTGGTTTCAGCATTTTACCTATACGGATTAACTGTCCTCCAGAGGTTACATTATTTACGCTTCGGCGAGATTAG
- a CDS encoding DUF2382 domain-containing protein: MALVKIDDFYPEHREDNDASNFKNFSVYTDSDDKKVGSVADILVDESTGSFRYLVVDTGFWVFGKKILLPVGLINVDYDDKEISVRGLTKQQVENLPNFDDLEKVDYDYEEQVRNIYRPTAARSGTAQDTTYDRDSYNYSLEPSLYDIDEQSNQNLKLYEERLVANKQRHKAGEVSIGKHIETENARVAVPVEKERVVIERTNPTSATSGNPGDAFREGEVARMEIYEETPDIRKEAVVREEVRVKKVVDRDTVEAQEKVRREELDIDTDGRPIENKSF; encoded by the coding sequence ATGGCTCTTGTAAAAATTGATGATTTTTATCCCGAACATCGTGAAGATAACGATGCAAGTAACTTCAAGAACTTTAGTGTTTATACCGATAGTGATGACAAAAAAGTTGGTTCAGTTGCCGATATTTTAGTTGATGAAAGTACAGGTTCTTTCCGCTATCTCGTAGTAGATACTGGATTCTGGGTTTTTGGCAAAAAAATCTTGCTTCCTGTCGGTCTCATTAATGTTGATTATGATGACAAAGAGATATCTGTTCGCGGTCTAACTAAGCAGCAGGTCGAAAACCTGCCTAACTTTGACGACTTAGAAAAAGTTGATTACGACTATGAAGAACAAGTTCGTAATATATATCGTCCGACGGCTGCTCGTTCTGGCACGGCACAAGATACTACTTATGACCGAGATAGTTATAACTATTCGCTTGAACCGTCATTGTACGATATTGACGAACAGAGTAATCAAAATCTGAAACTTTATGAAGAAAGGTTAGTTGCTAATAAACAACGCCATAAAGCAGGAGAGGTTTCTATTGGCAAACATATAGAAACTGAAAATGCTCGTGTTGCTGTACCCGTGGAGAAAGAGAGAGTAGTTATTGAGCGCACAAATCCTACAAGTGCTACCTCTGGTAATCCTGGCGATGCCTTTCGTGAAGGTGAAGTTGCTCGTATGGAAATTTATGAGGAAACACCCGACATTCGTAAAGAAGCTGTTGTCCGAGAAGAAGTCCGAGTTAAGAAAGTCGTGGATCGGGATACAGTCGAAGCTCAAGAGAAGGTTCGACGGGAAGAGCTAGATATTGATACAGATGGTCGTCCAATAGAGAACAAAAGCTTCTAA
- a CDS encoding S-layer homology domain-containing protein → MFNLSYWSLASASLLFTGLATAAVVRFVVSVPKAAIAAPDPTANFPDTQDHWAQPFIEALAERNIVTGYLDGTYRPNRPVNRDEFAAVLRQAFNQNQERRIASGSVYKDVPAGYWAAPAIEEAYEAGFMHGYPGGYFKPQQPVSRVEALVSLTQNLNLKQSPPQGNAQPAKSQTAKKLFFFPLAMTSLMQPIMATKATMKSAPQPPASTVVTNYYADAEKIPQYAVDDVATATQAALVVNYPNTRILNPNKNATRGDIAAFIYQALVNQGRLEPLQSTRPASNYIVGRSIKR, encoded by the coding sequence GTGTTTAACCTTTCTTATTGGTCATTAGCAAGTGCAAGTTTGTTATTTACAGGACTAGCAACAGCTGCTGTAGTTCGCTTTGTTGTTTCAGTACCTAAGGCAGCGATTGCCGCACCAGATCCAACAGCCAACTTTCCCGATACTCAAGACCACTGGGCGCAGCCATTCATTGAAGCACTAGCAGAACGGAATATTGTTACTGGATATCTGGATGGCACTTATAGACCAAACCGTCCCGTGAATCGAGATGAATTTGCCGCTGTCCTTCGCCAAGCTTTTAACCAAAACCAAGAGCGGCGGATAGCAAGTGGCAGCGTTTATAAGGATGTTCCTGCTGGTTATTGGGCAGCACCAGCAATTGAAGAAGCCTATGAAGCCGGATTTATGCATGGTTATCCGGGAGGGTATTTTAAACCTCAGCAGCCAGTTTCTAGAGTTGAGGCGTTAGTGTCTTTGACTCAAAACTTAAACTTGAAACAATCTCCTCCCCAAGGAAACGCTCAGCCTGCTAAGAGTCAAACAGCTAAGAAATTGTTTTTCTTTCCCCTAGCAATGACTTCTTTAATGCAGCCGATAATGGCTACAAAAGCCACAATGAAAAGCGCACCTCAGCCTCCCGCATCAACTGTAGTTACTAATTACTATGCAGATGCGGAAAAAATTCCTCAATATGCGGTTGATGATGTTGCGACAGCCACTCAAGCTGCTCTTGTGGTCAATTATCCCAATACTAGAATTCTTAATCCAAATAAGAATGCCACTCGTGGAGATATTGCTGCTTTTATTTATCAAGCATTGGTTAATCAAGGAAGATTAGAGCCTCTTCAAAGCACTAGACCAGCTTCTAATTATATTGTTGGACGAAGCATCAAGCGCTAA
- a CDS encoding HhoA/HhoB/HtrA family serine endopeptidase, whose protein sequence is MKTRSIHNYQASTESNLMNLRRQLNQQTSNAFAKKINLIGEFSWKKRKAYFLLSLVSIAVGVLSGCQTDLSQPIAPSETSSPTSANNEAQNQSDRPLTPTAEGTNFVVEVVKKVSPAVVQINTARTIKTQVPQLPGVFNDPFFRRFFGEVPIQPQERVVRGLGSGFVIDSSGRILTNAHVVNNADTVTVSFSDGRTFEGKVLGQDPISDIAVVQIPGNNNFPTVGIANSNSVQSGQWVVAIGNPLGLQQTVTVGVISAIDRSLNLSTRPSNYIQTDAAINPGNSGGPLLNARGQVLGVNTAIIQGAEGIGFAIPIDTAQRIAQQLITEGKVEYPYIGIEMLPITPEVKQRINNSPNSNIRIEADRGLLIANVIPNSPAAKAGLRAGDVIQEINNQPVTTANEILQILDKNGVGSNLQIEVQRNRQTLQFTLQPVPLPPQSNTNSNSQ, encoded by the coding sequence ATGAAAACAAGAAGTATACATAATTACCAGGCTAGTACTGAGTCAAATTTAATGAATCTTAGGAGACAACTTAATCAACAAACATCAAATGCTTTTGCTAAAAAAATTAATTTAATAGGCGAGTTCTCATGGAAAAAACGAAAAGCATATTTCTTGCTATCTTTAGTTAGTATAGCGGTAGGAGTTTTAAGCGGTTGCCAAACAGATTTGTCTCAACCGATCGCTCCTTCAGAAACTTCTTCTCCAACTTCAGCAAATAATGAGGCACAAAATCAAAGCGATCGCCCTCTGACACCAACTGCTGAGGGGACTAACTTTGTGGTTGAAGTCGTCAAAAAAGTCTCGCCTGCCGTAGTTCAAATTAATACTGCCCGAACTATCAAAACTCAAGTACCACAACTGCCCGGTGTGTTTAACGATCCATTCTTTAGAAGGTTTTTTGGTGAAGTACCAATACAACCTCAAGAACGAGTTGTGCGGGGTCTTGGTTCTGGTTTTGTCATTGATTCTAGTGGGCGAATTCTCACTAATGCTCACGTTGTTAACAATGCGGATACAGTGACAGTATCTTTTTCCGATGGTCGTACTTTTGAAGGTAAGGTATTGGGACAAGACCCCATAAGTGATATTGCTGTCGTGCAAATTCCTGGCAATAATAATTTCCCAACAGTGGGAATCGCAAATTCTAACTCAGTGCAGTCCGGACAGTGGGTTGTTGCGATCGGTAATCCTTTAGGCTTGCAACAAACAGTCACAGTAGGCGTTATTAGTGCTATAGACCGCTCCTTAAATCTTTCCACTAGACCCTCCAACTATATTCAAACTGATGCCGCAATTAATCCTGGAAACTCTGGCGGACCACTACTCAATGCTCGCGGTCAAGTATTAGGAGTTAATACAGCAATTATTCAAGGTGCAGAAGGTATCGGTTTTGCTATTCCTATTGATACGGCTCAAAGAATTGCTCAGCAGTTAATTACTGAAGGGAAGGTCGAATACCCGTACATAGGTATCGAGATGCTACCCATAACACCTGAAGTTAAACAAAGAATTAACAATTCTCCTAACAGTAATATTCGTATTGAAGCCGATCGCGGACTTCTAATTGCCAATGTAATTCCTAATTCTCCGGCAGCCAAAGCCGGATTGCGTGCAGGAGATGTCATCCAAGAAATTAATAACCAACCTGTTACTACTGCTAACGAAATTCTACAAATTCTTGACAAGAATGGCGTGGGTAGCAAC
- a CDS encoding DUF2382 domain-containing protein, producing MVLYRLQDFDANYHENFQNSDIKDIDVYSDINNDKVGNVKDILVDETGRIRYLVVDTGFWVFGKQVLLPIGRSRIDYNARRVYAKGLTKNQVEHLPEFQELEKIDYNYEQLVSEVYRTPIVEIPLETSTPLETSVPLEASAPLDLPPVYAEPKEKPISKPVTTPIYKSDAYSDLYEREPSLYEVNEQDHQTLKLYEEQLVANTNLVKRGEVTVAKQVKTETVQISVPVEKERVIVERTTPADAGQVVSPSKANFRDAEVVRIEIYEEIPQIQKQPVVSEEVKIKKVVERDTVETQEIIRREELDIQTDEPIQQNSRLKRTRTN from the coding sequence ATGGTTCTTTATCGACTCCAAGACTTTGATGCAAATTATCATGAGAATTTCCAAAATAGCGATATCAAGGATATTGACGTATATTCAGATATAAACAACGATAAAGTTGGCAACGTCAAAGATATTTTAGTTGATGAAACAGGTCGTATACGCTATTTAGTAGTTGATACAGGATTTTGGGTTTTTGGCAAGCAAGTCTTGTTGCCAATTGGTCGTTCTCGTATAGATTACAATGCAAGGCGTGTTTATGCTAAAGGGCTAACTAAAAACCAAGTAGAACATTTACCTGAGTTTCAAGAGCTTGAAAAGATCGATTACAATTACGAACAATTGGTAAGCGAAGTTTACCGCACTCCAATAGTAGAAATTCCTTTAGAAACATCAACACCTTTAGAAACATCAGTGCCATTAGAAGCATCAGCACCTTTAGATCTTCCACCAGTTTATGCTGAACCTAAAGAAAAACCTATTAGCAAGCCTGTAACAACACCTATTTATAAAAGTGATGCTTACAGCGATCTTTATGAACGAGAACCTTCTTTGTACGAAGTGAATGAGCAGGATCATCAAACGCTCAAGCTATATGAAGAACAACTCGTTGCCAATACAAATCTTGTGAAGAGAGGAGAAGTAACGGTTGCTAAACAAGTGAAAACTGAGACAGTACAAATTTCTGTACCAGTTGAAAAAGAACGAGTGATTGTTGAACGTACAACTCCTGCAGACGCTGGTCAAGTTGTTTCTCCTAGCAAAGCTAACTTTCGCGATGCAGAAGTTGTACGCATAGAAATATATGAAGAAATACCTCAGATTCAAAAGCAACCTGTAGTGAGTGAAGAAGTGAAAATTAAGAAAGTTGTTGAACGGGATACCGTTGAGACTCAAGAAATAATTCGTCGAGAAGAACTAGACATTCAGACTGATGAACCTATTCAACAGAACTCTAGACTAAAACGCACTCGGACGAATTAA
- a CDS encoding alpha-glucosidase domain-containing protein gives MKILKLLSINLRLIKLQRFLGSLIYPLQRDRLERQFRNSKTLEASEKAGNIIRAEQTAKGRHFYFKDLELEISFLRDDFVRVDWKPGVSPIPYAIACDDWSTIETTFQQQDERWVISSAVLKVNVSADGGLEFQDANGVILRKELSPRRQVRVSPRFKNEGWVHQAKKCSFTSTVLNFRKLG, from the coding sequence ATGAAGATACTCAAATTGCTATCAATAAACCTACGTTTAATAAAACTCCAAAGGTTTTTAGGGTCGTTGATATATCCACTACAACGCGATCGCCTAGAACGCCAATTTCGTAATTCCAAAACTTTAGAAGCTTCTGAAAAAGCTGGAAACATCATTCGGGCTGAGCAAACGGCTAAGGGCAGACACTTTTATTTTAAAGATCTCGAACTTGAAATTAGTTTTCTACGAGATGATTTTGTAAGAGTAGATTGGAAACCAGGTGTTTCTCCCATTCCTTATGCCATTGCCTGTGATGACTGGTCAACTATTGAAACGACATTTCAACAACAGGACGAGCGTTGGGTAATATCTAGTGCTGTCCTGAAAGTTAATGTAAGTGCAGATGGTGGTTTAGAATTTCAAGACGCCAATGGGGTAATTTTACGAAAAGAACTGTCACCCCGAAGACAGGTCAGGGTATCGCCACGATTCAAAAATGAAGGTTGGGTGCATCAAGCAAAGAAGTGCAGCTTCACCTCCACGGTTTTGAACTTCAGGAAGCTTGGATAG
- a CDS encoding energy-coupling factor transporter transmembrane component T family protein — MTSSVPTLYQERNTFVHRRDPRVKILLLILLFFFLFLAGSWQWMLVLVILGLIQAAIARTPWKWMAVLWAIHIPTFLALILIPAAGPLLAGNFAKVAEVASAELRLILAWTAAIIVSVSMLSTMDAEDLTKGIRGLHLPPVVALAFGLSYRLLYTTLGEAFRIADAMRIKGVDLDPKHFFRFIWNSLRISLPLLFAVVRRAPTLMSALQMRGFRRGRVQLGAIDFWDAVYFLIGLAVFGLAVCDRFGLLPFSIF, encoded by the coding sequence ATGACTTCTAGCGTACCTACCCTTTACCAAGAGCGCAATACATTTGTCCACCGCCGAGATCCGCGTGTAAAGATTTTGTTGCTCATTTTGCTTTTCTTTTTCTTATTTTTGGCAGGAAGTTGGCAATGGATGCTAGTGTTAGTCATCTTAGGACTTATCCAAGCAGCGATCGCACGCACTCCCTGGAAATGGATGGCTGTATTATGGGCAATTCACATACCAACTTTCCTGGCACTAATTCTTATCCCAGCTGCCGGTCCTTTATTAGCAGGTAACTTTGCAAAAGTGGCGGAAGTGGCTTCTGCCGAACTACGTCTGATTCTAGCGTGGACAGCAGCGATCATTGTCAGTGTCAGTATGCTCTCTACTATGGACGCTGAGGATTTAACCAAAGGTATTCGGGGGCTTCATCTCCCACCAGTCGTTGCTTTAGCGTTCGGTTTGTCGTATCGGCTGTTATATACCACTTTAGGAGAAGCCTTCCGAATTGCTGATGCGATGAGGATCAAAGGCGTTGACTTAGACCCCAAGCATTTCTTCCGTTTCATTTGGAATTCTTTAAGAATTTCACTGCCGTTGCTGTTTGCTGTCGTGCGGCGTGCTCCTACACTGATGTCTGCACTCCAGATGCGAGGATTTAGAAGGGGTCGCGTGCAACTAGGAGCTATCGACTTTTGGGATGCGGTCTATTTTCTGATTGGTCTTGCAGTTTTCGGTCTTGCGGTGTGCGATCGATTTGGCTTGCTTCCATTTTCCATATTTTAA
- a CDS encoding ABC transporter ATP-binding protein yields the protein MSIVNAKNFTFTYPGADESALKEISFEIKNGETIGIIGPLGSGKTTLGMAIAGLAPSITGGETSGELEVNTNSRRKEESQDKNWDDNGANRKHVGMVFEEFASQLVQLKMIEEVKVPLENNGTSQQESTNRARQLLEQVGLGDVEDNRRVWDLSGGQQQRLAIAATLAIDPHILIFDNVMDKLDPIGQDRVSSIINDLSRKKTLIVVERDPNFLLRVVDRLLVLVDGKAIAEGTPEEILRNEELLSRADIEPPVTLPLAKVLGMSSSPLTIEEFQQAYKASRMQQLSSLGVKKSQHCLEKSFQAKNDFGKLAVSMERVTFCYSNKEPKVLKDINIAIHEGEVHALIGRSGAGKTTVVKHIAGLVKPSEGRVTIWGVNTKDKSVPELGLTVGTILQNPDEQLSEKTVKEEVAFPLKQRQYNRTGLFSKQKRYDDDYIENQVLQVCQLVGIGEDMFDRDPLLLSRGLRKLVAMAGALVVEPKVILLDEPTLGLGATSIKKVKQMLKHLCEQGKAVLLVSNNVNFVAEVADTVTVLEQGQIVMQSPIHDVFAENNWAKLAELHIQPPDVAQLAHHLNVNALTHDELASQLSNTHNLN from the coding sequence ATGTCAATAGTGAATGCAAAAAACTTTACGTTCACCTACCCTGGTGCTGATGAAAGTGCTTTAAAAGAAATCTCTTTTGAAATCAAAAATGGTGAAACGATCGGTATTATTGGACCATTAGGATCTGGAAAAACAACACTTGGTATGGCGATCGCAGGATTAGCACCAAGTATTACAGGCGGTGAAACTTCTGGTGAGCTTGAAGTCAATACTAACAGTCGCAGAAAAGAGGAATCTCAAGATAAGAATTGGGATGACAATGGTGCAAACAGAAAACACGTTGGTATGGTTTTTGAAGAGTTTGCTTCGCAGCTCGTGCAGTTAAAAATGATAGAGGAAGTCAAAGTCCCTCTGGAAAATAATGGAACTTCACAACAAGAATCTACCAATCGAGCACGCCAGCTTCTGGAGCAAGTAGGATTGGGTGATGTAGAGGATAATAGGCGAGTTTGGGATTTATCAGGAGGTCAACAACAAAGGTTAGCAATTGCAGCAACTCTTGCGATCGATCCGCACATACTCATTTTTGATAATGTGATGGACAAGCTCGATCCCATAGGGCAAGATCGAGTCAGCAGCATCATTAACGACTTGTCCAGGAAAAAAACACTGATAGTTGTTGAGCGAGATCCTAATTTTCTCTTGCGAGTCGTCGATCGGCTCCTTGTATTGGTTGATGGTAAAGCGATCGCTGAAGGTACGCCAGAAGAGATTCTTCGCAATGAAGAACTTTTGTCTCGTGCTGATATTGAGCCTCCTGTTACCCTACCCCTTGCTAAAGTTTTGGGTATGTCCTCTTCACCACTGACGATTGAAGAGTTTCAACAAGCATACAAAGCGAGTCGCATGCAACAACTTTCATCTCTTGGAGTTAAAAAAAGTCAGCACTGTTTAGAAAAATCATTCCAAGCCAAAAACGATTTTGGTAAGTTAGCAGTTTCTATGGAGAGGGTAACATTTTGCTACTCGAACAAAGAACCTAAAGTGCTGAAAGATATCAACATCGCAATTCATGAAGGTGAAGTACATGCACTGATTGGACGTAGTGGTGCGGGAAAGACAACTGTAGTTAAGCATATCGCAGGATTAGTGAAGCCCAGTGAGGGTAGAGTTACCATCTGGGGTGTAAATACAAAAGACAAAAGTGTTCCCGAACTTGGGCTAACAGTAGGAACTATCCTTCAAAACCCCGACGAGCAACTCAGTGAAAAAACCGTCAAGGAAGAAGTTGCTTTTCCACTCAAGCAGCGCCAGTATAACAGAACAGGTTTATTCTCCAAGCAAAAACGCTATGACGATGACTACATTGAGAACCAGGTATTACAAGTCTGTCAACTAGTGGGAATTGGGGAGGATATGTTCGATCGCGATCCACTTCTGCTTTCACGCGGACTGCGAAAACTCGTTGCGATGGCAGGTGCCTTAGTTGTCGAGCCAAAGGTCATTCTTCTTGATGAACCAACACTTGGTCTTGGTGCGACATCTATTAAAAAAGTTAAACAAATGCTTAAACACTTGTGCGAGCAAGGCAAAGCGGTGCTTTTAGTTAGTAATAATGTCAATTTTGTCGCTGAGGTAGCTGATACAGTGACCGTATTAGAGCAAGGACAAATTGTCATGCAAAGCCCAATTCATGATGTTTTTGCAGAAAATAATTGGGCTAAACTTGCTGAGTTACATATACAACCTCCAGATGTTGCACAACTGGCTCATCACCTAAACGTGAATGCCTTAACCCATGATGAGCTTGCCTCGCAACTCTCAAATACTCACAACCTCAACTGA
- a CDS encoding transposase: MRNLEDKRNKKRVSCGRLEQQFDLFEKANVWNLSLDEQHGGVESHQVYQVSVVGPVAVDTSWQAKLNTGFDVSAFVIDWDNQVVQCPQGFWSRIWRKTRDSNHNPLIEVVFERKTCAKCPVRSDCTSAQTAPRKIKLRPREEYDALQQRRDQQQTPEFQQHYARRSGVEGTISQAVGRFDLRRTRYFGLAKTHLQHVATACAINLTRFFAWSNHPIKAKTRTSSFATLRVEPA, from the coding sequence ATGAGAAATTTAGAGGATAAACGGAACAAGAAACGCGTCAGTTGTGGGCGATTGGAACAACAGTTTGATTTGTTTGAAAAGGCGAATGTATGGAATCTCAGCCTAGACGAGCAACATGGTGGGGTTGAAAGTCATCAGGTTTATCAAGTTTCTGTTGTTGGACCTGTGGCTGTTGATACTTCTTGGCAAGCCAAGTTAAACACAGGGTTTGATGTAAGTGCGTTTGTCATTGATTGGGACAATCAAGTTGTTCAATGTCCACAAGGTTTTTGGAGTCGAATTTGGCGCAAAACTCGTGACAGCAATCACAATCCTTTAATTGAAGTTGTCTTTGAGCGCAAGACTTGCGCGAAATGTCCTGTGAGAAGTGATTGTACTTCTGCTCAAACTGCTCCCAGAAAAATTAAGTTGCGACCTCGTGAAGAATATGATGCACTCCAACAGCGTCGCGATCAACAACAAACTCCAGAGTTTCAGCAACACTACGCACGCAGATCTGGTGTTGAGGGTACCATCTCCCAAGCTGTTGGTAGATTTGATTTGCGACGAACGCGATATTTTGGACTAGCTAAAACACATTTACAACACGTTGCCACTGCTTGTGCAATCAATTTAACGCGTTTTTTTGCTTGGTCAAATCATCCCATTAAAGCAAAAACTCGTACTAGTTCATTTGCTACTTTACGTGTTGAGCCTGCTTAA